The following proteins come from a genomic window of Kitasatospora sp. NBC_01246:
- a CDS encoding YbaB/EbfC family nucleoid-associated protein → MSHSFEDQLNQAMASLEEQKERLAESTRKMQAMTASATSKDRMVTAKVGPQGELLALSFHTTAYQSMAPAQLSTVLKDVLNEAKARMGDQITAEMRSFEGVGETLRMDFTGERGDEEGLFGIGGGLDLDALLAPLTAMRPGADRTVKPSRNQEEFNG, encoded by the coding sequence ATGTCGCACTCGTTCGAGGACCAACTGAACCAGGCCATGGCCTCGTTGGAGGAGCAGAAGGAGAGGCTGGCCGAGTCGACGCGCAAGATGCAGGCGATGACCGCCTCGGCGACCAGCAAGGACCGGATGGTCACCGCGAAGGTCGGCCCCCAGGGCGAGCTGCTCGCGTTGAGCTTCCACACCACCGCCTACCAGTCCATGGCCCCGGCCCAGCTGAGCACTGTGCTGAAGGACGTGCTCAACGAGGCCAAGGCCCGGATGGGCGACCAGATCACCGCCGAGATGCGCAGCTTCGAGGGTGTCGGCGAGACGCTGCGGATGGACTTCACCGGTGAGCGCGGCGACGAGGAGGGCCTGTTCGGGATCGGCGGCGGACTGGACCTGGACGCGCTGCTGGCCCCGCTCACCGCGATGCGCCCCGGCGCCGACCGGACGGTCAAGCCTTCCCGCAACCAGGAGGAGTTCAATGGCTAA
- the eccB gene encoding type VII secretion protein EccB, whose amino-acid sequence MQSKRDQVQAHLFVMGRLATGMLRGEPDAPDAPTGRTSRGIVTGIVIAVLACLIAAVYGVLVPGGATGWKKPGTLVLVKESGARYLYLDGTLHPLLNETTARLIAGEQLTVDQVSVRSLAGTPRGTPLGILGAPDGLPAPDRLATAPWLACAALRPGPSGARRPQLAVAIDPTTRGTALTDNQALLVTAPDGTTHLLWHGRRLRLDTHNGARLALGQSTATAQPVPQAFLNALPAGPDLAAPDIDQRGTPGPDLATRPTRIGQLFTGPGGDPYLLTSAGLTPLTKMAFELLRNDSRTQQIAYQGAAVTPAALRPADLASHSAPPATAATPTTALPTTPPELLTAPQGRDVCAELRPGDPAPTTAVTLLDDTALQGPAPAAQPGVEAACATADTVAVRPGGGALVRALSTAGTGTTLYLVTDTGVKYPLPSPEVAKQLGYGEVAPPGLPEALLTLLPTGPSLDPAALTGAAAAPSPAGPTCLR is encoded by the coding sequence ATGCAGTCGAAGCGCGACCAGGTGCAGGCCCACCTGTTCGTGATGGGCCGCCTCGCCACCGGCATGCTCCGCGGCGAACCCGACGCCCCCGACGCCCCCACCGGGCGCACCTCCCGCGGCATCGTCACCGGCATCGTCATCGCCGTCCTCGCCTGCCTGATCGCCGCCGTCTACGGCGTCCTCGTCCCCGGTGGCGCCACCGGCTGGAAGAAACCGGGCACCCTCGTCCTGGTCAAGGAGAGCGGCGCCCGCTACCTCTACCTCGACGGCACCCTCCACCCCCTGCTCAACGAGACGACCGCCCGCCTGATCGCCGGCGAGCAGCTCACCGTCGACCAGGTCAGCGTCCGTTCCCTGGCCGGCACCCCCCGCGGCACCCCGCTCGGCATCCTCGGCGCCCCCGACGGCCTGCCCGCACCCGACCGCCTCGCCACCGCCCCCTGGCTCGCCTGCGCCGCCCTGCGCCCCGGCCCCTCCGGCGCCCGCCGGCCCCAACTGGCCGTCGCCATCGACCCCACCACCCGCGGCACCGCCCTCACCGACAACCAGGCCCTCCTGGTCACCGCCCCCGACGGCACCACCCACCTGCTGTGGCACGGCCGCCGCCTGCGCCTGGACACCCACAACGGCGCCCGCCTGGCCCTCGGCCAGAGCACCGCCACCGCCCAGCCCGTCCCCCAGGCCTTCCTCAACGCCCTGCCCGCCGGCCCCGACCTCGCGGCCCCCGACATCGACCAGCGCGGCACCCCCGGCCCCGACCTCGCCACCCGCCCCACCCGCATCGGACAACTCTTCACCGGCCCCGGTGGCGACCCCTACCTGCTCACCTCCGCCGGACTCACCCCGCTCACCAAGATGGCCTTCGAACTGCTGCGCAACGACTCCCGCACCCAGCAGATCGCCTACCAGGGCGCCGCCGTCACCCCCGCCGCCCTGCGCCCCGCCGACCTCGCCTCCCACAGCGCGCCCCCCGCGACGGCCGCCACCCCCACCACCGCCCTGCCCACCACCCCGCCCGAGCTCCTGACCGCCCCCCAGGGCCGCGACGTCTGCGCCGAGCTGCGCCCGGGCGACCCCGCGCCCACCACCGCCGTCACCCTCCTCGACGACACCGCCCTCCAGGGCCCCGCCCCCGCCGCCCAGCCCGGCGTCGAGGCGGCCTGCGCCACCGCCGACACCGTCGCGGTGCGCCCCGGCGGCGGCGCCCTGGTGCGCGCGCTGTCCACCGCCGGCACCGGCACCACCCTCTACCTGGTCACCGACACCGGGGTGAAGTACCCGCTGCCCTCGCCCGAGGTCGCCAAACAGCTCGGCTACGGCGAGGTCGCCCCCCCGGGCCTGCCCGAGGCGCTGCTGACCCTGCTGCCCACCGGCCCCAGCCTCGACCCGGCCGCGCTCACCGGCGCCGCCGCCGCACCGAGCCCGGCCGGCCCCACCTGCCTGCGGTGA
- the mca gene encoding mycothiol conjugate amidase Mca: protein MTEQLRLMAVHAHPDDESSKGAATMAMYVDQGVDVLVATCTGGERGSVLNPKLQGKPEIEENIHEVRRKEMDEARRILGVRQAWLGFVDSGLPEGDPLPPLPEGCFALKDVAEAAEPLVRLIREFKPQVITTYDENGGYPHPDHIMTHKITMLAFDAAGDPDAYPESGEPWQPLKVYYNHGFPMGRIRELHAYLTEHGHESPYGEWIEGWEKSGRKEREITTRVRCDDWFETRDRALIAHATQIDPDGPWFRVPLEVQREVWPTEDYELARTLIDVDLPEDDLFAGLRTPTLAAEATDTRD, encoded by the coding sequence TTGACTGAGCAGTTGCGACTGATGGCGGTGCACGCCCACCCGGACGACGAGTCCAGCAAGGGCGCTGCCACCATGGCCATGTACGTCGACCAGGGGGTGGATGTGCTGGTGGCCACCTGCACCGGGGGGGAACGCGGGTCGGTCCTCAATCCGAAGCTGCAGGGCAAGCCGGAGATCGAGGAGAACATCCACGAGGTCCGGCGCAAGGAGATGGACGAGGCGCGCCGGATCCTCGGGGTCCGGCAGGCCTGGCTGGGCTTCGTCGACTCGGGCCTGCCCGAGGGCGACCCGCTGCCCCCGCTGCCCGAGGGGTGCTTCGCCCTGAAGGACGTCGCGGAGGCGGCCGAGCCGCTGGTCCGGCTGATCCGCGAGTTCAAGCCGCAGGTCATCACGACCTACGACGAGAACGGCGGCTACCCGCACCCGGACCACATCATGACCCACAAGATCACCATGCTGGCCTTCGACGCCGCCGGTGACCCGGACGCCTACCCGGAGTCCGGTGAGCCCTGGCAGCCGCTGAAGGTCTACTACAACCACGGCTTCCCGATGGGCCGGATCCGCGAGCTGCACGCGTACCTCACCGAGCACGGCCACGAGTCGCCGTACGGCGAGTGGATCGAGGGCTGGGAGAAGAGCGGCCGCAAGGAGCGCGAGATCACCACCCGGGTCCGCTGCGACGACTGGTTCGAGACCAGGGACCGCGCGCTGATCGCGCACGCCACCCAGATCGACCCGGACGGGCCGTGGTTCCGCGTCCCGCTGGAGGTCCAGCGCGAGGTCTGGCCGACCGAGGACTACGAGCTGGCCCGGACCCTGATCGACGTCGACCTGCCGGAGGACGACCTGTTCGCCGGCCTGCGCACCCCCACCCTGGCCGCCGAGGCCACCGACACGCGCGACTGA
- the eccCa gene encoding type VII secretion protein EccCa translates to MPDGEIQLQEPPVLPESQSGMSSVISMAPMALSSLSMVFVFLRPGEGGGVLGYMAMGMMGLSAVGMLVTQLIRGSSDRKRELRAERRDYLRYLSQMRRQVRGHTVRQQEAAAWRHPAPGAVASLIRTSRLWERRGTHPDFGDVRVGVGHQRLAVRLAPLSTKPVEDLEPLCAHALRRFIHAYGTVADQPIAVYVRGYAQVLLRGDDRAAAQALARAMLAQLALFHAPDELRIAVVADAEHREQWEWAKWLPHALHPVDTDALGPVRLVAGSVAELEQVMGEEFAARGPWEPEAQPGRDEPFTVIVLDGAPAGPGSRAALAGWRNAVLLDLGEALEWKPLRHRLRLRIEEGRLAMVGADRNHRDEVTELGRPDALSLPAARRLAALMAPYRLGDQLEAGEPLAGDFDLASLLGIRNLHRHDVAQNWTRRGIADRLRVPLGIAADGTPVELDIKESAQGGMGPHGMLIGATGSGKSELLRTLVLALALTHSSEVLNFVLVDFKGGATFLGLDRLPHTSAVITNLADEAALVDRMRDALHGELVRRQELLRAAGNYSSLLDYETARAGGADLEPLPTLFVVVDEFSELLAAHRDFMDLFVMIGRLGRSLGVHLLLASQRLDEGRMHALESHLSYRVGLRTFSAMESRGVLGVPDAYHLPSQPGNGFLRSDIATLTRFKAAYVSGPYRAPRPAAARQQAAAGQVAVYGTGYVAPRQPVAVPEEPQVEEAQDGGTLLAIAADKLLDAGPPAHQVWLPPLGVPPTLDELLPPLAPHPEYGLTTEGGTGRGTLSVPVGVVDRPFHQVRDLLTADLSGADGHVGIAGGPQSGKSTLLRALMTALALTHTPREVQFYCLDFGGGTLSALRGLPHVGGVTGRHDPERVVRTVAEVNAILARRELRFAELGIDSVAAFRRMLAAGQLPQEAHGDVFLVIDGWNTVRQEFPDLAPALTLIAQRGLNYGIHLIVGTTRWGEVTGALRDLLGTRFELRLGDPVDSAIGMRVAATVPKLPGRGLTAEELHFLTALPRMDGTGSTDDLGDGVADLVDAVAEHWTGARAPEVRMLPLQLPAAALPAPEGRLRVPLGLQDVSMDTLWHDFEETPHLVVVGDSESGKTNLLKLVAAGITGAYRPDQARIMLVDYRRVLQGAVPQEYRLGHAVAVDALRQIVDGAARAMANRLPGVDIPPERLRLRDWWEGPELFILVDDYELVAGSPGGMSAHPFAPLLDYLAQGVELGLHLIVARSANGIGRASSDQLLRKLEEVNTPVVLLSCPPSEGFLFGNTKPRALPPGRALHITRRRTVQVQTAAVDEDAGAQQ, encoded by the coding sequence ATGCCCGACGGCGAGATCCAGTTGCAGGAGCCGCCGGTCCTGCCGGAGTCGCAGAGCGGCATGTCGAGCGTGATCTCGATGGCGCCGATGGCGCTGAGTTCGCTGTCGATGGTGTTCGTGTTCCTGCGCCCGGGTGAGGGCGGCGGGGTGCTCGGCTACATGGCGATGGGCATGATGGGCCTGTCGGCGGTGGGCATGCTGGTGACGCAGCTGATCCGCGGTTCCAGCGACCGCAAGCGGGAGCTGCGGGCCGAGCGGCGGGACTACCTGCGGTACCTGTCACAGATGCGCAGGCAGGTGCGCGGGCACACCGTGCGTCAGCAGGAGGCGGCGGCCTGGCGGCACCCGGCGCCGGGGGCGGTGGCGTCGCTGATCCGCACCTCGCGGCTGTGGGAGCGGCGCGGCACGCACCCGGACTTCGGTGACGTGCGGGTCGGGGTGGGGCACCAGCGGCTGGCGGTGCGGCTGGCGCCGCTGTCGACCAAGCCGGTGGAGGACCTGGAGCCGTTGTGCGCGCACGCGCTGCGGCGGTTCATCCACGCCTACGGCACGGTCGCGGACCAGCCGATCGCGGTGTACGTGCGCGGGTACGCCCAGGTGCTGCTGCGCGGTGACGACCGGGCGGCGGCGCAGGCACTGGCGCGGGCGATGCTGGCGCAGCTGGCACTGTTCCACGCGCCGGACGAGCTGCGGATCGCGGTGGTGGCGGACGCGGAGCACCGGGAGCAGTGGGAGTGGGCGAAGTGGCTGCCGCACGCGCTGCACCCGGTGGACACCGACGCGCTGGGGCCGGTGCGGCTGGTGGCGGGGTCGGTCGCGGAGCTGGAGCAGGTAATGGGCGAGGAGTTCGCGGCGCGCGGGCCGTGGGAGCCGGAGGCGCAGCCGGGCCGGGACGAGCCGTTCACGGTGATCGTGCTGGACGGTGCACCGGCCGGTCCCGGCAGCCGGGCGGCGCTGGCGGGGTGGCGCAACGCGGTGCTGCTGGACCTGGGTGAGGCGCTGGAGTGGAAGCCACTGCGGCACCGGCTGCGGCTGCGGATCGAGGAGGGCCGGCTGGCGATGGTCGGCGCGGACCGCAACCACCGTGACGAGGTGACCGAGCTGGGGCGGCCCGACGCGTTGTCGTTGCCGGCGGCGCGGCGGCTGGCCGCGCTGATGGCGCCCTACCGGCTCGGGGACCAGTTGGAGGCCGGGGAGCCGTTGGCGGGTGATTTCGACCTGGCGTCGCTGCTGGGCATCCGGAACCTGCACCGGCACGACGTGGCGCAGAACTGGACCCGGCGCGGGATCGCCGACCGGTTGCGGGTGCCGCTGGGCATCGCCGCGGACGGCACGCCGGTGGAGCTGGACATCAAGGAGTCGGCGCAGGGCGGCATGGGCCCGCACGGGATGCTGATCGGGGCCACCGGGTCGGGCAAGTCGGAGCTGCTGCGCACGCTGGTGCTGGCGTTGGCCCTGACGCACTCCTCGGAGGTGCTGAACTTCGTGCTGGTCGACTTCAAGGGCGGCGCGACGTTCCTGGGTCTGGACCGGCTGCCGCACACCTCGGCGGTGATCACCAACCTGGCCGACGAGGCGGCGCTGGTGGACCGGATGCGCGACGCGCTGCACGGCGAGCTGGTGCGCCGCCAGGAGCTGCTGCGGGCGGCGGGCAACTACAGTTCGCTGCTGGACTACGAGACCGCGCGGGCGGGCGGGGCCGATCTGGAGCCGCTGCCGACGCTGTTCGTCGTGGTCGACGAGTTCAGTGAACTGCTGGCCGCGCACCGCGACTTCATGGATCTGTTCGTCATGATCGGCCGCCTGGGCCGCTCGCTGGGCGTGCACCTGCTGCTGGCCTCGCAGCGTCTGGACGAGGGCCGGATGCACGCGCTGGAGTCGCACCTGTCGTACCGGGTCGGACTGCGGACGTTCTCGGCGATGGAGAGCCGGGGCGTGCTGGGGGTACCGGACGCCTACCACCTGCCCTCCCAGCCCGGCAACGGTTTCCTGCGCAGCGACATCGCCACCCTGACCCGGTTCAAGGCCGCGTACGTCTCCGGCCCCTACCGGGCGCCGCGCCCCGCGGCCGCGCGCCAGCAGGCCGCGGCCGGGCAGGTCGCCGTCTACGGCACCGGGTACGTGGCGCCGCGTCAGCCCGTCGCGGTGCCGGAGGAGCCGCAGGTGGAGGAGGCGCAGGACGGTGGTACCTTGCTCGCCATCGCGGCCGACAAGCTGCTGGACGCGGGACCGCCGGCGCACCAGGTGTGGCTGCCGCCGCTGGGGGTGCCGCCCACCCTGGACGAGCTGCTGCCGCCGCTGGCGCCGCACCCGGAGTACGGGCTGACCACCGAGGGCGGTACGGGCCGCGGCACCCTGAGCGTTCCGGTCGGCGTCGTCGACCGGCCCTTCCACCAGGTGCGCGACCTGCTCACCGCCGACCTCTCGGGGGCCGACGGCCACGTGGGGATCGCGGGTGGTCCGCAGAGCGGCAAGTCCACCCTGCTGCGGGCCCTGATGACGGCGCTCGCCCTCACCCACACTCCGCGCGAAGTGCAGTTCTACTGCCTGGACTTCGGCGGCGGCACGCTCTCCGCGCTGCGCGGTCTGCCGCACGTGGGTGGGGTCACCGGTCGGCACGACCCCGAGCGGGTGGTGCGCACGGTCGCGGAGGTCAACGCGATCCTCGCGCGGCGCGAGCTGCGCTTCGCCGAGCTCGGCATCGACTCGGTGGCGGCCTTCCGCCGGATGCTGGCGGCAGGCCAGCTGCCGCAAGAGGCGCACGGCGACGTCTTCCTGGTGATCGACGGCTGGAACACCGTGCGCCAGGAGTTCCCCGACCTCGCGCCGGCGCTGACCCTGATCGCCCAGCGCGGCCTGAACTACGGCATTCACCTGATCGTGGGCACCACCCGCTGGGGCGAGGTCACCGGCGCGCTGCGCGACCTGCTGGGCACCCGGTTCGAGCTGCGGCTCGGTGATCCCGTCGACTCCGCGATCGGCATGCGGGTCGCCGCGACGGTCCCCAAGCTCCCCGGCCGGGGTCTGACCGCCGAGGAACTGCACTTCCTCACCGCGCTGCCCCGGATGGACGGCACCGGCAGCACCGACGACCTCGGCGACGGGGTGGCGGACCTGGTCGACGCCGTGGCGGAGCACTGGACGGGGGCGCGCGCGCCCGAGGTCCGGATGCTGCCGCTGCAGCTGCCCGCCGCCGCGCTGCCCGCCCCCGAGGGCCGACTGCGCGTCCCGCTGGGGCTCCAGGACGTCTCGATGGACACGCTGTGGCACGACTTCGAGGAGACGCCGCACCTGGTGGTGGTCGGTGACAGCGAGTCGGGCAAGACGAACCTCCTGAAACTGGTGGCGGCCGGCATCACCGGCGCCTACCGCCCCGACCAGGCGCGGATCATGCTGGTCGACTACCGCCGGGTGCTGCAGGGCGCGGTACCGCAGGAGTACCGGCTCGGGCACGCGGTCGCCGTGGACGCGCTGCGTCAGATCGTCGACGGCGCGGCGCGGGCGATGGCCAACCGGCTGCCCGGCGTGGACATCCCGCCGGAACGGCTGCGGCTGCGGGACTGGTGGGAGGGCCCGGAGCTGTTCATCCTGGTCGACGACTACGAGCTGGTCGCCGGCTCCCCCGGCGGGATGTCCGCCCACCCGTTCGCACCGCTGCTGGACTACCTGGCGCAGGGTGTCGAGCTGGGCCTGCACCTGATCGTGGCGCGCAGCGCCAACGGCATCGGACGGGCCTCCTCGGACCAGCTCCTGCGCAAGCTGGAGGAGGTCAACACCCCGGTGGTGCTGCTGTCCTGCCCGCCGAGCGAGGGCTTCCTGTTCGGCAACACCAAGCCCCGCGCCCTCCCGCCCGGGCGGGCCCTGCACATCACCCGGCGCCGCACGGTGCAGGTGCAGACCGCCGCCGTCGACGAGGACGCAGGGGCGCAGCAGTGA
- the eccD gene encoding type VII secretion integral membrane protein EccD, with protein MNGSANGAAVAALCRLRFHAPRAVFELAVPADIPLADLLPAVLAHADLDPAEPGLDEQGLEHDGWVLQRLGHPPLDEELGADALDLRDGEDLYLRPRRDALPEVHYDDLADGVATGMRERPDTWRPALTHHTALVLAVTALAGGIALLLLPGPPQLRAGAAAITGLFLLLGALSASRAVGDAAAGTALGATAVPYLALAGALLTTDTGPSATGARLLAGGCAGAGAAVLAMAAVGCSAPLFLGLVLFALHVTATGALLLTGLTAPATAAVLAVLPVATAGFLPGLCFRLSGLRLPALPRNAEELQEGIEAVPAASVRSRSVVADGFLTAFHLALAPVLAGCLIALAGQDGWAPTALTCALSLLLLLHARGIGAIPQRLAVLVPGALGPAVLTAHLAVGQSPSARLVLLAALLATGAVLAAVSWTVPGRRLLPYWGRAADLLHTLAAITVLPLALSAAGAYQALRAIAG; from the coding sequence GTGAACGGGAGTGCCAACGGGGCCGCCGTCGCCGCACTGTGCCGACTGAGGTTCCACGCCCCCCGGGCGGTGTTCGAACTCGCCGTCCCCGCCGACATCCCCCTGGCCGACCTGCTGCCCGCCGTCCTCGCCCACGCCGACCTCGACCCCGCCGAACCGGGTCTCGACGAACAAGGCCTCGAACACGACGGCTGGGTCCTCCAACGCCTCGGCCACCCGCCCCTGGACGAGGAACTCGGCGCCGACGCGCTCGACCTGCGCGACGGCGAGGACCTCTACCTGCGCCCACGCCGCGACGCCCTGCCCGAGGTCCACTACGACGACCTCGCCGACGGCGTCGCCACCGGCATGCGCGAACGCCCCGACACCTGGCGCCCGGCGCTCACCCACCACACCGCCCTCGTCCTGGCCGTCACCGCCCTGGCCGGCGGCATCGCACTCCTCCTCCTGCCCGGCCCGCCGCAGCTGCGCGCCGGCGCGGCCGCCATCACCGGCCTGTTCCTGCTCCTGGGCGCCCTCAGCGCCTCCCGGGCCGTCGGCGACGCCGCCGCCGGCACCGCCCTCGGCGCCACCGCCGTGCCCTACCTCGCCCTGGCCGGCGCCCTCCTCACCACCGACACCGGACCCTCCGCCACCGGAGCCCGACTCCTCGCCGGCGGCTGCGCCGGCGCCGGAGCAGCCGTCCTCGCCATGGCCGCCGTCGGCTGCTCCGCCCCGCTCTTCCTCGGCCTGGTCCTGTTCGCCCTGCACGTCACCGCCACCGGCGCCCTGCTGCTCACCGGACTGACCGCACCCGCCACCGCCGCCGTCCTCGCCGTCCTCCCGGTCGCCACCGCCGGCTTCCTGCCCGGCCTCTGCTTCCGCCTGTCCGGGCTGCGCCTGCCCGCCCTGCCCCGCAACGCCGAGGAACTCCAGGAAGGCATCGAGGCCGTCCCCGCCGCCTCCGTCCGCTCCCGCAGCGTCGTCGCCGACGGCTTCCTGACGGCCTTCCACCTCGCCCTCGCCCCCGTCCTCGCCGGGTGCCTGATCGCCCTCGCCGGTCAGGACGGCTGGGCCCCCACCGCCCTGACCTGCGCGCTGTCCCTGCTGCTCCTGCTGCACGCCCGCGGCATCGGCGCCATCCCCCAGCGCCTGGCCGTCCTCGTCCCCGGCGCCCTGGGCCCCGCCGTGCTCACCGCCCACCTCGCCGTCGGCCAGTCCCCGTCCGCCCGTCTGGTCCTGCTCGCCGCCCTGCTCGCCACCGGCGCCGTCCTGGCCGCCGTCTCGTGGACCGTCCCGGGCCGGCGCCTGCTGCCCTACTGGGGCCGCGCCGCCGACCTGCTGCACACCCTCGCCGCCATCACCGTGCTCCCGCTCGCCCTCTCCGCCGCCGGCGCCTACCAGGCACTACGCGCCATCGCCGGCTGA